The following coding sequences lie in one Phaenicophaeus curvirostris isolate KB17595 chromosome 5, BPBGC_Pcur_1.0, whole genome shotgun sequence genomic window:
- the DNAJC24 gene encoding dnaJ homolog subfamily C member 24 yields MAFERITQKDWYKILGAKPSDSPSELKRKYQKLALLYHPDKQKADVPAGEVEERVQRFIEIDQAWKILGNEETKKEYDLQQREDNLTKDWPLHAQVYLEDMSWKEDEQCYTLSCRCGGNYTVFKSETKDVSLVCCDTCSLVIEILQ; encoded by the exons ATGGCCTTTGAAAGGATAACACAAAAGGACTGGTATAAAATCCTGGGTGCAAAGCCATCGGACAGTCCATCAGAACTAAAACGGAAGTACCAAAAACTTGCTTTGTTA TATCATCCAGACAAACAGAAGGCGGATGTGCCAGCAGGAGAAGTGGAGGAGCGCGTGCAGAGGTTCATCGAAATTGATCAAGCGTGGAAAATTCTAGGGAACgaagagacaaaaaaagagtATGACCTGCAGCAGCGTG AAGATAATCTGACAAAAGATTGGCCGCTACATGCACAAGTTTATCTTGAGGATATGTCCTGGAAAGAAG atgaACAATGTTACACTCTCTCATGTCGATGTGGTGGGAATTACACTGTCTTCAAGAGTGAAACCAAAGACGTATCTTTGGTTTGTTGTGACACTTGCTCACTTGTTATCGAGATCCTTCAATGA